In the genome of Solibacillus silvestris, one region contains:
- a CDS encoding acetyltransferase, translating to MLVHKLETERLLLRPITFDDSDRIEELAGEYDVAKSTLNIPHPYPKGSASQFIESTQTAEQNNKIVMFAIINKETKLLIGLINLNLSISYQRGELAYWIGKEYWGNGYGTEAAKALLEYGFNQLKLNKIFAASFTSNTGSWKVMEKIGLKYEGTLKQHVSRFGQFYDLTYYGLLKDEFENIAQL from the coding sequence ATGTTGGTGCACAAATTGGAAACTGAAAGATTACTATTAAGACCAATAACATTTGATGATTCAGACAGAATTGAAGAATTGGCAGGAGAGTATGATGTAGCAAAGTCTACACTAAATATACCACATCCATATCCTAAAGGTTCTGCCTCTCAATTTATAGAAAGTACCCAAACTGCAGAACAAAATAATAAAATTGTCATGTTTGCGATTATTAACAAAGAAACAAAACTGTTAATTGGACTGATTAATTTAAATTTGTCCATTTCGTATCAAAGAGGTGAATTAGCATATTGGATTGGAAAAGAGTATTGGGGAAATGGTTATGGAACCGAGGCAGCAAAAGCATTGTTGGAATATGGTTTTAACCAGCTTAAATTAAATAAAATATTTGCAGCTTCATTTACATCAAACACTGGTTCATGGAAGGTAATGGAGAAAATCGGTTTGAAATATGAAGGCACATTAAAGCAACATGTATCACGCTTTGGACAGTTTTATGATTTGACCTACTATGGGTTGTTAAAAGATGAATTCGAAAACATTGCGCAATTGTGA
- a CDS encoding phosphate starvation-inducible protein PhoH, whose protein sequence is MDALSILTIVLIVTGMVVCAIKMRSLKDKIHDSSATRVIIGWIIGTAAWGVLSIFLIVWWLIPRLL, encoded by the coding sequence ATGGATGCATTATCAATTCTCACAATTGTACTCATCGTCACCGGAATGGTTGTATGTGCAATTAAAATGAGGAGCTTGAAAGATAAAATTCACGATAGTTCAGCTACTCGAGTAATCATTGGGTGGATAATAGGAACCGCAGCGTGGGGAGTATTGAGTATTTTTCTTATTGTATGGTGGCTAATTCCTCGATTGCTGTGA
- a CDS encoding polysaccharide deacetylase — protein MKKKLIIAVILMALLFAGMFKITKLRTFQIFGGLTYQAETKDKVIALTFDDGPTKNVDQLLPLLDEYKVKATFFLIGNEIEKHPEEAKKLVEAGHQIGNHTYSHKRMVLKSLSFIEEEIEKTDELIRSIGYAGEIDFRPPYGKKFVGLPYYLNKTNRETIMWSLDPETYYTSVDDKVDYVLENIKPGSIILLHPMYDQTGGTLEVVETILKELSNEGYRFLTVDELQSL, from the coding sequence ATGAAAAAGAAATTAATAATTGCAGTTATATTAATGGCTCTTTTATTTGCAGGGATGTTCAAAATTACTAAATTAAGAACGTTTCAAATTTTTGGAGGGTTGACCTACCAAGCGGAAACAAAAGACAAGGTTATTGCTTTAACATTTGATGACGGTCCGACAAAGAATGTGGATCAGCTTTTGCCATTGTTGGATGAATACAAGGTAAAAGCTACGTTTTTCCTTATCGGAAATGAAATTGAAAAGCATCCTGAAGAAGCAAAAAAATTAGTTGAAGCAGGTCATCAAATTGGGAATCACACGTATTCACATAAAAGAATGGTTTTAAAATCGCTTTCTTTTATTGAAGAGGAAATAGAAAAAACAGATGAACTAATTCGAAGCATTGGGTATGCGGGGGAAATTGACTTTCGCCCACCTTACGGGAAAAAATTCGTAGGGTTACCGTATTATTTAAATAAGACCAACAGGGAAACGATTATGTGGTCGTTGGATCCGGAAACGTATTACACAAGCGTTGATGATAAAGTAGATTATGTACTGGAAAACATTAAACCGGGCTCAATAATTTTGCTGCATCCAATGTATGATCAAACCGGGGGAACATTGGAAGTTGTTGAAACGATTTTAAAAGAACTTTCGAACGAAGGATATCGATTCTTAACAGTGGATGAACTTCAGTCGCTATAA
- a CDS encoding GNAT family acetyltransferase: MREFNVSIETDRLLIRPLEKEDYTLWLSAFENRLPSQHQYDEGKIDMSICTKDWFVDLVDRHQKLASEDKVYVFGVFRKEDLAHIGSVDFSTMLRDEFQWARFGYTIHNQFWLQGYGKEAVKAAITLAFNKLNYHRIEAHINLDNFPSIKLAESVCLQFECIRKGFIYEFDEWKDHLIYYINSK; the protein is encoded by the coding sequence TTGAGGGAATTTAATGTCTCTATAGAAACGGATAGACTATTGATAAGACCGCTTGAAAAAGAAGATTACACGTTATGGTTATCCGCGTTTGAAAATAGGTTGCCTTCACAGCATCAATACGATGAAGGTAAAATCGATATGAGCATTTGTACAAAGGATTGGTTTGTAGATTTGGTGGATCGTCATCAAAAGCTTGCTTCAGAAGATAAAGTTTATGTATTCGGGGTTTTCCGAAAAGAGGATCTTGCGCATATTGGTTCAGTTGATTTTTCCACAATGTTAAGGGATGAATTTCAATGGGCAAGATTTGGTTATACCATCCACAACCAATTTTGGTTACAAGGATATGGAAAGGAAGCTGTAAAAGCTGCGATTACACTAGCTTTTAATAAACTGAATTATCATCGGATCGAAGCACACATAAATTTGGATAACTTTCCTTCCATTAAGTTAGCAGAAAGTGTTTGCCTGCAATTTGAATGTATAAGAAAAGGATTTATTTACGAATTTGACGAGTGGAAAGATCATCTTATTTACTATATAAATTCGAAGTAA
- a CDS encoding RNA polymerase factor sigma C (part of sigC operon induced by temperature upshift) yields MIEYGNELVRLAFSYVRDKEIAKDLVQNTFIKCYNNLDSYRFEAQIKTWLYRITINECKDYLKSWHYKMVQVKSFINETTKAVRPSIEKTVIDKYQDEEIKEIILSLPKIYREVVYLYYYNSLNTEEIAGVLDISANTVKTRLRRAKQRLEPMIKEAELNGR; encoded by the coding sequence ATGATTGAATACGGAAATGAACTGGTGAGGCTTGCATTTTCCTATGTGAGGGATAAAGAAATTGCGAAGGATCTTGTTCAAAATACGTTTATTAAATGCTATAACAATCTGGATTCCTATCGATTTGAAGCGCAAATCAAAACATGGCTTTATCGTATAACCATCAATGAATGCAAAGATTATTTAAAAAGTTGGCACTACAAAATGGTACAGGTTAAAAGTTTTATTAATGAAACAACTAAGGCTGTACGACCATCAATAGAAAAAACCGTAATTGATAAATATCAAGATGAAGAAATAAAAGAAATCATTCTATCTCTTCCAAAAATTTATCGGGAAGTTGTTTATCTATACTACTATAACTCATTAAACACAGAAGAAATTGCCGGTGTTTTGGATATTTCTGCGAATACTGTGAAAACTCGATTAAGAAGAGCGAAACAACGGTTAGAGCCGATGATAAAGGAGGCGGAACTTAATGGAAGATAA
- a CDS encoding histone acetyltransferase yields the protein MRRWLRVISIGVIVLGWFIFDMWQESSRDAIIGTALSSNIDTISVRDTKTNEEILVFTDSDSAFTPMIEIYRFPYVQLERTDNKIFKEEPLLEIEYLQENEVKYVVRVHQFNSKPALAQQLEDRYMYSLEDNDKVYLFVVKGNDQLVKVNDGLKTLMDIITSK from the coding sequence ATGAGAAGATGGCTACGGGTAATCTCTATCGGTGTCATTGTTTTGGGCTGGTTTATTTTTGATATGTGGCAAGAGTCTAGCAGAGATGCCATAATAGGAACAGCTTTGAGTAGTAATATTGATACTATTTCAGTAAGAGATACCAAAACAAATGAAGAAATTTTAGTATTTACGGATTCGGATTCTGCTTTTACTCCTATGATTGAAATCTACAGGTTCCCCTATGTACAGTTGGAACGGACAGATAATAAGATATTTAAAGAAGAGCCACTGCTCGAAATCGAATACTTACAAGAAAACGAAGTCAAGTATGTAGTGAGGGTCCATCAATTTAATAGTAAGCCAGCACTAGCACAGCAATTGGAAGACAGGTACATGTATTCTTTAGAAGATAACGATAAAGTTTATCTTTTTGTAGTGAAAGGCAATGATCAGCTAGTAAAAGTGAATGACGGCTTAAAAACGCTAATGGATATCATTACTTCTAAGTAA
- a CDS encoding sodium:dicarboxylate symporter, with product MDALMLDGWTPLLLLGLFFAFMMFYIARKVSKNVLLLTSAIMSLLCIGLILFSIFVVGGWEGMGLGFFAFTIFIGVWIGTIFGIIYQNTK from the coding sequence GTGGATGCTTTGATGTTAGACGGATGGACTCCTTTATTATTGTTAGGATTATTCTTTGCATTTATGATGTTTTATATTGCCCGTAAAGTTTCAAAAAATGTTTTACTTTTAACTTCTGCTATAATGAGCCTACTTTGTATCGGATTAATACTTTTCAGCATATTTGTTGTTGGTGGTTGGGAAGGCATGGGTCTAGGCTTCTTTGCTTTTACTATTTTTATAGGCGTTTGGATAGGTACTATTTTTGGTATTATTTATCAAAACACGAAGTAA
- a CDS encoding DUF4440 domain-containing protein: MIENLKEHLQQLEESHTGLEVRRSKEKLDAILADDFFEIGSSGYIYDKKECLETGVVLTEMKLHNYEIYPLAHDIVLATYFLVDTTRERNTLRSSIWKLIDGHWQLYFHQGTITPLQLTSFTSSSSTENLNVSK, translated from the coding sequence ATGATAGAGAATTTAAAAGAGCATTTACAGCAGTTAGAGGAAAGTCATACTGGTTTAGAAGTTAGAAGGAGTAAAGAAAAGCTTGATGCAATTTTAGCAGATGACTTCTTTGAGATTGGCAGCTCCGGTTATATTTACGATAAAAAAGAGTGTCTTGAAACTGGTGTTGTTTTGACAGAAATGAAGCTGCACAACTACGAAATCTACCCGCTCGCTCATGACATTGTCTTAGCTACTTATTTTTTAGTCGATACAACGAGAGAAAGAAATACACTGCGTAGTTCGATATGGAAATTGATTGACGGGCATTGGCAGCTCTATTTCCACCAAGGTACGATCACGCCACTCCAATTAACTAGTTTTACTAGCAGTTCATCAACAGAGAATTTGAATGTATCCAAATAA